A region of Arabidopsis thaliana chromosome 5, partial sequence DNA encodes the following proteins:
- a CDS encoding GPI-anchored protein, giving the protein MSSQQYPVRRTAGENLLYSDGEKSDYEWLVTPPGSPSRNVTNHLNAPDDNLMTLISRLENYSKEESEHQTTSLHSSSSVSGIRRPSSSSSSRSTSRPPTPTRKSKTPAKRPSTPTSRATSTTTRATLTSSSTTSSTRSWSRPSSSSGTGTSRVTLTAARATRPTTSTDQQTTGSATSTRSNNRPMSAPNSKPGSRSSTPTRRPSTPNGSSTVLRSKPTKPLSKPALSLEASPIVRSRPWEPYEMPGFSVEAPSNLRTTLPDRPQTASSSRTRAFDASSSSRSASTERDVAKRQSCSPSRSRAPNGNVNGAVPSLRGQRAKTNNDDGRLISHAAKGNQKVEKVVNMRKLATPRLTESGSRRLGGGGGDSSAGKSSSGSGGFGFGRNLSKSSIDMALRHMVR; this is encoded by the exons ATGTCGTCTCAACAATACCCTGTCCGGAGAACTGCCGGGGAGAACTTATTGTACTCCGATGGCGAGAAGTCCGATTACGAATG GCTGGTCACGCCACCAGGCTCACCGAGTAGAAACGTAACGAACCACCTCAACGCACCCGATGATAACCTGATGACTCTTATATCTCGG TTAGAGAACTATAGCAAAGAAGAGTCCGAGCACCAAACGACGTCGTTACACAgttcctcctctgtttctggAATCAGAAGACCATCGTCCTCTAGTAGCTCAAGATCAACGAGTAGACCTCCCACGCCAACCAGAAAGTCTAAAACTCCAGCCAAAAGGCCATCAACGCCGACCTCACGTGCCACCTCAACAACTACACGTGCGACATTAACCTCGTCCTCTACTACTAGCTCAACAAGATCATGGAGCAGACCTTCCTCTAGCTCCGGAACTGGAACCTCACGTGTTACCTTAACCGCTGCACGTGCAACCAGGCCCACCACCTCAACAGACCAACAAACTACCGGTTCAGCCACCTCTACTCGATCCAATAACAGGCCGATGTCGGCTCCTAATTCAAAACCGGGATCGAGGTCAAGTACTCCAACTCGCCGTCCATCAACTCCGAACGGTTCATCGACTGTACTGAGAAGTAAACCAACTAAGCCTTTGAGTAAACCGGCTCTGTCTTTAGAAGCTTCTCCGATCGTGAGATCAAGGCCATGGGAACCTTACGAGATGCCTGGATTCTCAGTAGAAGCGCCATCGAATCTCAGAACTACGTTACCAGATAGGCCACAAACCGCTTCAAGTAGCAGAACCAGAGCCTTTGATGCGTCAAGTAGTTCAAGATCAGCGTCCACAGAACGCGATGTTGCAAAGAGGCAATCGTGTTCGCCTTCTAGAAGCCGAGCTCCTAATGGAAACGTAAATGGTGCTGTTCCTTCGTTACGTGGACAACGAGCAAAGACTAACAACGATGATGGTAGATTGATAAGTCATGCGGCTAAGGGGAATCAAAAGGTCGAGAAAGTTGTGAATATGAGAAAACTTGCTACACCGCGACTGACAGAAAGCGGCAGTCGACGACTTGGTGGAGGTGGCGGAGACTCCTCCGCTGGGAAGTCGAGCTCTGGATCTGGtggttttgggtttggtaGAAACCTATCTAAAAGCTCCATCGA